The following coding sequences lie in one Vitis vinifera cultivar Pinot Noir 40024 chromosome 19, ASM3070453v1 genomic window:
- the LOC100243606 gene encoding (-)-germacrene D synthase, with protein sequence MSVSLPVTPIPTTPGVDHQGVARSTANFPPNIWGDRFLIYTPDDAITHECKEQQIEELKEEVRKELKASASKSPELLKLIDSIQLLGLAHHFEREIEEALKDMYGTYSLVDDNDDFTNASLRFRLLRQEGYPIPSDVFNKFKDKEGNFKEYLIGDSLGMLALYEATHLMVHGEDILEEALAFTTTHLQSMATDPNNPLAKQVIRALKRPIRKGLTRVEATHYISIYQQDGSHNKSLLKLAKLDFNLLQSLHRKELSEISRWWKGLDVATKLPFARDRLVESYFWTLGVYFEPQYFPARRFLTKMTAMLTIMDDIYDAYGTIEELELLTEAVERWDASCIDQLPADYMKWFYRALLDVYEEMEEEMAKEGKLYRVHYAKEAMKRQIQAYFIEAKWLNQRYVPTFDEYISNTLVSCGYTLLIATSFVGMGDVVTEEAFQWVLSHAKMIRASETISRLMDDLVSHEFEQTRMHAPSSIECYMKQYEVTKQEACDELNKQIVRAWKDINQECLRPTQVPMPLVTRVLNFSRVIDILYKDEDEYTHNGKLIKDLITWMLIDPVPM encoded by the exons ATGTCTGTCTCACTTCCCGTCACTCCTATTCCAACCACGCCAGGGGTAGATCATCAGGGGGTGGCTCGCTCCACAGCGAATTTTCCTCCTAACATTTGGGGTGATCGTTTCCTCATCTACACTCCTGATGATGCT ATAACCCATGAATGTAAAGAACAGCAAATTGAAGAACTGAAAGAAGAAGTGAGAAAGGAGCTAAAAGCCAGTGCCAGTAAATCTCCGGAACTGCTGAAGTTGATAGATTCCATCCAACTCTTGGGATTGGCACACCACTTTGAAAGGGAGATCGAAGAAGCATTAAAAGACATGTATGGAACATATAGTCTGGTTGATGATAACGACGACTTCACAAATGCTTCGCTTCGGTTCCGACTACTAAGACAAGAAGGTTACCCCATTCCATCTG ATGTATTTAATAAGTTCAAAGACAAGGAAGGCAACTTCAAGGAATATTTGATTGGTGACTCACTTGGCATGCTAGCTTTATATGAAGCTACACATTTGATGGTGCATGGAGAAGACATACTAGAGGAAGCCCTGGCTTTCACCACTACTCATCTTCAGTCCATGGCAACTGATCCAAATAATCCTCTTGCAAAACAAGTGATTCGTGCACTAAAGCGGCCCATTCGCAAGGGCTTGACAAGGGTGGAGGCAACGCATTACATTTCCATCTACCAACAAGATGGTTCACATAATAAATCTTTACTCAAGCTTGCAAAGTTGGACTTCAACCTGTTGCAGTCACTCCATAGGAAAGAGCTAAGTGAGATCAGTAG GTGGTGGAAAGGTTTAGACGTTGCGACAAAGCTACCTTTTGCACGGGATAGACTAGTGGAGAGCTACTTTTGGACATTGGGAGTGTACTTTGAGCCCCAGTACTTCCCTGCTCGAAGGTTCTTAACGAAAATGACCGCTATGTTAACCATTATGGATGatatatatgatgcatatggTACAATCGAAGAACTTGAACTCCTTACAGAAGCAGTCGAAAG ATGGGATGCCAGCTGCATAGATCAACTGCCTGCAGATTATATGAAGTGGTTTTATCGGGCACTCTTGGATGTTTAtgaagaaatggaagaagagaTGGCCAAGGAAGGGAAATTGTACCGTGTCCACTATGCAAAAGAAGCG ATGAAAAGGCAAATCCAAGCCTACTTTATTGAAGCCAAATGGTTGAACCAACGATATGTACCAACATTCGATGAGTACATAAGTAATACACTAGTAAGTTGTGGTTACACTTTGCTCATTGCCACATCTTTCGTTGGCATGGGAGATGTAGTGACAGAGGAGGCCTTCCAATGGGTGCTCAGCCACGCCAAGATGATTAGAGCTTCAGAAACCATCAGCAGGCTCATGGATGACTTAGTTTCCCACGAG TTCGAACAAACAAGAATGCATGCCCCCTCAAGCATTGAGTGTTACATGAAGCAATATGAGGTTACAAAGCAGGAGGCTTGTGATGAGTTGAATAAGCAAATAGTCAGGGCATGGAAGGATATCAACCAGGAGTGCCTCAGACCTACACAAGTGCCAATGCCACTCGTCACACGTGTTCTAAATTTTAGCCGTGTGATAGATATCTTGTACAAGGATGAAGATGAGTACACCCACAATGGAAAATTGATAAAAGATCTCATTACATGGATGCTCATAGACCCTGTGCCAATGTAA
- the LOC100260714 gene encoding (-)-germacrene D synthase-like (The RefSeq protein has 2 frameshifts compared to this genomic sequence), translating to MSVSLPVTPIPTTQRVHHQEVARSTANYPPNIWGDRFLTYAPDDTVTQECKAQKIKELKEEVRKELKASAHKSPELLKLIDSIQLLGLTYHFEREIEEALKDMYGTYSLVDDNEDLTNASLRFRLLRQEGYGVPSDVFSKFKDKEGNFKESLIGDLPGMLALYEATHLMVHGEDILEEALAFTTAHLQSVATDPNNPLSKQVIRALKLSIHNGVTSVGARHYISIYQEDGSHNESLLKLAKLDFNLLQSLHRKELSEITRWWKVRLCHEATFARDRLVEIYFSALGVCFEPQYSLSLRFLTKVAIMITMVDDIYDAYGTIEELTLLTEAIERWDASSIDQLPDYMKCFYRALLDLYEEMEQEMAKEGKLYRVHYAKELMKKQIQSYFVEAKWSNQGYIPTFDEYMSNGVVSGCCSLLIATSFVGMGDIVTKESFQWVLSRPTMIGASQIICRLMDDMASHEFEQKRVHVASSVECYMKQYGVSKQEAYDELNKQVVKAWKDINQECLKPTPVLMPIITRVLNIARMMNILYKDGDEFTHVGKQRKDLIASILIDPVPM from the exons ATGTCTGTCTCACTTCCCGTCACTCCTATTCCAACCACCCAAAGGGTTCATCATCAGGAGGTGGCTCGCTCCACTGCAAACTATCCTCCTAACATTTGGGGTGATCGTTTCCTCACCTACGCTCCTGATGATACG GTAACCCAGGAATGTAAAGcacagaaaataaaagaactgaAAGAAGAAGTGAGAAAGGAGCTAAAAGCCAGTGCCCATAAGTCTCCAGAACTGCTGAAGTTGATAGATTCCATCCAACTCTTAGGATTGACATACCACTTCGAAAGGGAGATTGAAGAAGCATTGAAAGACATGTATGGAACATATAGTCTGGTTGATGATAATGAGGACCTCACAAATGCCTCTCTCCGGTTCCGGCTACTAAGACAAGAAGGTTACGGCGTTCCATCTG ATGTATTTAGTAAGTTCAAAGACAAGGAAGGCAACTTCAAGGAATCTTTGATTGGTGATTTACCCGGCATGCTAGCTTTATATGAAGCTACACACTTGATGGTGCATGGAGAAGACATACTAGAGGAAGCCCTGGCTTTCACCACTGCCCATCTTCAGTCCGTGGCAACTGATCCAAATAATCCTCTCTCAAAACAAGTGATTCGTGCACTAAAGCTGTCCATTCACAATGGCGTGACTAGTGTAGGGGCAAGGCACTACATTTCCATCTACCAAGAAGATGGTTCGCATAATGAATCTTTACTCAAGCTTGCAAAGTTGGATTTCAACCTGTTGCAGTCACTCCATAGGAAAGAGCTAAGTGAGATCACTAG GTGGTGGAAGG TTAGACTTTGCCACGAAGCTAC TTTTGCAAGGGATAGACTAGTGGAGATTTACTTTTCGGCATTGGGAGTGTGCTTTGAGCCCCAGTACTCTCTTTCTCTAAGGTTCTTAACGAAAGTGGCCATCATGATAACCATGGTGGATGATATATATGATGCATACGGTACAATTGAAGAGCTCACACTCCTTACAGAAGCAATTGAAAG ATGGGATGCCAGCAGCATAGATCAACTTCCAGATTACATGAAATGCTTTTATCGGGCATTACTGGATCTTTATGAAGAAATGGAGCAAGAGATGGCCAAGGAAGGAAAATTATACCGTGTTCACTACGCAAAAGAACTG ATGAAAAAGCAAATCCAATCCTACTTTGTTGAAGCCAAATGGTCGAATCAAGGATATATACCAACATTCGATGAGTATATGAGTAATGGAGTAGTAAGTGGTTGTTGCTCTTTGCTCATTGCCACATCTTTCGTTGGCATGGGAGATATAGTAACCAAGGAGTCCTTCCAGTGGGTGCTCAGCCGCCCCACGATGATTGGAGCTTCACAGATCATTTGCAGGCTCATGGATGACATGGCTTCCCACGAG tTTGAGCAAAAAAGGGTGCACGTTGCTTCTAGTGTTGAATGCTATATGAAGCAATATGGTGTTTCAAAGCAGGAGGCGTATGATGAGTTGAATAAGCAAGTAGTCAAGGCATGGAAGGATATTAACCAGGAGTGCCTCAAACCTACACCAGTGCTGATGCCAATCATCACACGTGTTCTAAATATTGCCCGTATGATGAATATCTTGTACAAGGATGGAGATGAGTTCACCCATGTtggaaaacagaggaaagatcTCATTGCATCGATCCTCATAGACCCCGTGCCAATGTAA